The nucleotide sequence aatttttttatagatgtATATGTTACCCAGTTTTTACACCTGAAATGGTGGTTGCATATActatttttaagataaataaagGTATGTTCACAACATCAATCCAcgaattatatcaattatttataaatatcattttttgttatttgataagTCATTATCAAATGTATGGATACGTTTGAATTAAAAACTTgtaaataattacataattgaaattttcaacattaacgACATTAAAAATTGCCTGATTGCGTTTTGCGTATCTATGTTCTgtaaacaagttttatatttgacattgtcaaagtttttcttttacGTTAGAAGCTTCAAGGGAGAGTCGTTTCAATTTTTGGTTTGATTTTACATACATTATTTGCCTAATCAAACTAAAATAGTTATCTATTACAAAGCATCCGGGTAAGTGCTATACAATTATTGTGttcaatacatttataataTGAGTATCATTCTTTGTTTTAGGTTTTAGGCCTTCTCCTACTTTTGCTGCAGccgatttttttattagaagaaaCGGTGGTATGGTAAAGTGTATATACTGATACAAGAAGTATAATTACATCTATGGACCGTGGTAGCAAAAGAAGGGGTCGGCCTTTACCGGGTGCTCATGATGATACTAACATCAAACCAATTTTATTCAACCTTGAAGAAGCTCTTGCTGTAGAATCTCTCTACAGACCCAACCTATTAGTTATTCAAAATGATATAAGGCCAGGAGAAGTTACACTTAAAGCTAGAGATAATGCTGTACGGCTTTTGAGATTTATGAAAGTTTGGTTTGATGTTCCAGAAAGAgcatttttcatttcagttaCTTATTTGGATCTCTTCCTCCAACGTACGAAGGTAAGATATCGAATAATTTTCTTatggaaattaataataaattaattgcaGTTCCTAGATAAAACTAATACTGCCTTCTATATGAAAGTTTGGATAGATTGAGTCTCTGATATGTAGACATAAATAGTGCAGATTGCTTTAGAACGTTTTTTTATCAGTAAATACAAAGTTATTCTCTAtcagtttatattttatttaaattataatgtaCCTGTAATTAAGATAACTATATTTTCAAAGCTCAAGGCTGATGtaataattagataaatattatGGTGAAGCTTTATTAGTCAATATTAACATTTGTTAGCacctgttatttttattttcttactgtacatcattaattttaatagttaaaTATAGGTCAAATCTTTCCGGTAATaatagttgatatttttcttttattgctttattttttgtcatttggTCCTATttagtaaatattaattttatatcttgatacaaatattgtttgtgaatttcaattttacagTCATTtggtaatataaaatttattttggttgtTGTTATCAAACTTCTGATTTATCATGTCCCTCATATACTATCTCACTAATAGTTAATTTTCTtatatgattttaatataaGCAATACTATAAACAAGACAACCAATGAATTATTTTCGTTGCAAGTACTAGATCAGATCTAGAAGAATGCAAATCATCTTAAGAATCATAAatataaactccaatattttttttcatttgtaaaatCAGGTAGTGACagattacaaaaataatgttgGAAAGCTCTAAAATATCATTATTCTAGGTTTTTATCTACTACATTTTCcctaaacaaatatatttaaatcagaAAACAACTGATGAACAAATGGATCAAATATTCAAGATAAAACTGgaagaacaaaaacaaaaataaattatgtattcaAACTTCCAGAGCACTCCTTAATCACTGCAGAACTTTCTGCATTAAGAGCAGTGTTTGAAATGGTGCCTAaactaatttcattatattcacaGATAGTCAAAGCTCtctagaaaaaattgaaatcacaacaatcaaattattatttaatgattttattggcgtttttattactttgaaatcatttttatggaaTCTTTCTCCTTTAGGTTCAAGAGAAATACCTAAAATGTGTCGCTTTTGCATGTTTCTACTTAGTAACAGTGACAGAAAGATTGAGTCTATCAATCTTAGATATAATGTCCATTGCCCAGAACAACTTTGGTAAAGATGATCTGAACCGAATGGCAGGAATCATTCAAACCAAGCTTGGTTTGCAAGGCTCCTCCACTGAAATTACAACTTGTGCAgatattctcaaaatctatttGCAATACTTCAGATGTACCACTCCAACTTTTACGTAAGTTATATAgtatatttaaatacatttatttataaatgctAGTTCAGATTAGCACTAAAAGAGGTTCAATATTTTGGGGAAAATAGTTTGGAggataacaaaaataaagctAATAAGGAGGAATCTTTGAAGTTGCAAGTAACTGAATGAAGGGTGATAAAAAAATGTGGAGAATTATAACCTCTTTATAAGGGAttacatcaaatttttgttaCCTTATTTACTCtgtttttaatacaataaagaCCTAGCTCAATATTTATGGAAATTGGGTTTTGGctaatttttctgaaacttaGCATGTCCTTCGAACCCCTTTTCTTATAGTACCCTTGGAATCTTTAGTGGTAGTTTTAGGCGAGGTTTTGGGGATTCGAGTCCATTGACACTTTTAATCAGATTGCTTGAACTATAATTGAGCCAAAACCAATTCTCTTTCTCCTTGAGCACCTTCGTTACCTCAGTGGTGGTAGTTTTTACGAGATAGGGGGGTTTATGACTTTGTGCCCATT is from Diorhabda carinulata isolate Delta chromosome 1, icDioCari1.1, whole genome shotgun sequence and encodes:
- the LOC130903842 gene encoding cyclin-I-like, whose translation is MDRGSKRRGRPLPGAHDDTNIKPILFNLEEALAVESLYRPNLLVIQNDIRPGEVTLKARDNAVRLLRFMKVWFDVPERAFFISVTYLDLFLQRTKVQEKYLKCVAFACFYLVTVTERLSLSILDIMSIAQNNFGKDDLNRMAGIIQTKLGLQGSSTEITTCADILKIYLQYFRCTTPTFTEKLNEDHLMKKLEVLMTDSNCAFFRPSALVFTLLRLEVDKNFSHTINNRSTSHLEDILSFVSALKELQKKSKLRTPELVKCSQLASKVLKQYGKPHPNTAHIRWTCIPDQYRMGPFSSNLGSIEEKTTEPVKERNVYLCQTNMYHT